In Levilactobacillus brevis, one DNA window encodes the following:
- a CDS encoding Rha family transcriptional regulator: MNDLVIMKDKQAVTSSLQVAQTFGKRHDHVTRDIEELIAQSGSPKLGNEMFATGTYENRGKQYPMYYMNRDGFTLLAMGFTGDKALQFKLQYIDAFNEMEQQVKSRTSALSPELQFMQGVVDKLADNERNQHRLENKIDGVSEIVATSTMNWRNETSHLISKIARQQGNTGESYKMTRNDIYDEVDRRGGVSLKTRLTNLRRRMAEEGTSKTQRKNTTKVDVIAHDKKLIEIYTAIVKEFAIRYQVWNEEY; encoded by the coding sequence ATGAATGACTTAGTAATCATGAAAGACAAACAAGCAGTCACAAGTAGCTTGCAGGTAGCACAAACATTTGGTAAGCGACATGATCATGTTACACGTGATATTGAAGAACTGATTGCACAATCTGGTTCCCCAAAATTGGGGAACGAAATGTTTGCCACAGGAACTTATGAGAATCGTGGTAAGCAATATCCAATGTATTACATGAACCGCGACGGCTTTACCTTGTTAGCAATGGGCTTCACAGGAGACAAGGCACTTCAATTCAAACTCCAGTACATTGATGCGTTCAATGAGATGGAACAGCAAGTTAAGTCTCGTACCTCAGCACTGTCTCCCGAGCTTCAATTCATGCAGGGGGTTGTAGATAAGCTAGCAGATAACGAACGCAATCAACACCGCCTCGAAAACAAAATTGATGGCGTTAGTGAGATTGTTGCCACGTCTACCATGAACTGGCGGAATGAGACCTCACACCTCATTAGTAAGATTGCACGTCAACAAGGTAACACCGGCGAATCATACAAAATGACTCGCAACGACATCTACGACGAGGTAGACCGGCGAGGTGGGGTATCGCTTAAGACGCGACTAACCAACCTGAGACGGCGAATGGCTGAGGAAGGGACTTCAAAAACTCAGCGTAAGAATACAACAAAGGTTGATGTGATTGCTCATGACAAGAAGCTGATTGAGATTTACACAGCAATCGTCAAAGAATTTGCCATCCGGTATCAAGTTTGGAACGAAGAATACTAA
- a CDS encoding helix-turn-helix domain-containing protein, translated as MVKEEKFTLSQWRGIRGMSKADLSRETGITERTISSYESDVYSLRKANYDRLDELAKALHVSVNDIFLNPTSENPKFPIEQSV; from the coding sequence ATGGTTAAGGAAGAAAAGTTTACTCTTTCGCAATGGCGAGGAATTAGAGGCATGTCAAAGGCTGATCTATCAAGGGAAACGGGCATTACTGAACGGACGATTTCTAGCTATGAAAGTGATGTTTATTCACTACGAAAAGCTAACTATGATCGACTAGATGAACTGGCAAAAGCTTTGCATGTTTCTGTAAACGATATTTTTTTAAACCCGACTTCGGAAAATCCGAAGTTCCCTATCGAACAATCAGTATAG
- a CDS encoding LexA family transcriptional regulator: protein MDQIELATKLGRKSTSSISEWEKGKYQPKAGVLSDIAHIFNVSLDDLMNKDLRNEIEVSSPKPDVLSIFNQLNLKRQQASYDYIYNQLKEQQNNNRNVIKFPKDDDTIEITASGVLSAGVGEFLDDSTKPFTVTVHKPVPSDYDYAFKINGHSMEPVYQDKQVVFVKKEDDYRDGQIIAAVMDGCAYLKKLSVVDGEATLVSLNPQYPNIKVDKETGVKVLGVVFS, encoded by the coding sequence ATGGATCAAATTGAACTTGCTACCAAGCTAGGACGTAAGAGTACCTCATCAATCAGCGAATGGGAAAAAGGAAAATATCAGCCAAAAGCTGGTGTGCTTTCTGATATTGCACACATTTTTAATGTTAGTTTAGATGATCTCATGAACAAAGATTTGCGCAATGAGATCGAGGTGTCCTCTCCTAAGCCTGATGTGTTAAGTATTTTTAATCAACTAAACCTAAAACGTCAACAGGCTTCTTACGATTACATTTATAATCAATTAAAGGAACAGCAAAATAATAATAGAAACGTGATCAAGTTTCCTAAAGACGATGACACCATCGAAATTACGGCCAGCGGTGTCCTATCTGCTGGTGTGGGTGAGTTCCTTGATGATTCTACTAAGCCATTCACTGTAACCGTGCATAAGCCTGTTCCTAGTGATTATGACTATGCCTTCAAAATAAACGGCCACTCAATGGAACCTGTTTACCAGGACAAGCAAGTTGTCTTTGTCAAGAAGGAAGACGATTACCGTGATGGTCAGATCATTGCCGCGGTTATGGACGGTTGTGCGTATCTGAAAAAGCTGTCAGTAGTTGATGGTGAGGCTACGCTGGTATCACTCAATCCACAATATCCTAATATCAAAGTTGATAAAGAGACTGGCGTCAAAGTATTAGGCGTTGTATTTTCATAA